In Marinobacter antarcticus, one genomic interval encodes:
- a CDS encoding autotransporter assembly complex protein TamA, protein MLSLDHILKSGRIRLLGLLLFLWSSAGLAQQVEVRVKGDYPGLQENAKAFIGEVEGRSAGNLRRYASTAASQASKALRALGYYSPVVDWQVEEGDAEETARLILTITPGDPVRIKSRTVEIRGAAASDSRFTENLPVHPAEGDILNHGDYTNLRDTLQNRARRRGYFDGRLVTRTLEVDPEALSANITLVFESGDRYRLGEVTFEEGHWFENHLLRQFVTFEPGTPYHADEIAKLNSDLLGSGYFSGVNIDAVPGSAENGVIPVRIDLTRRDRRSMATGLGFSTDVGPRFRGTWREHWINPMGHKRGAETELSAPRQNLSTWYELPLDPPMTDLIRLTAGYQREDIENVESELLTFGQQWQHQLDDGWLQVLSVRWEGERFNIGDDEKGTSTLLLPGIGYSKLHADSPLDPSRGYRLQVNVSGSHRAVLSSVDILHVNAIAKGLFTLAGKHRFLSRLQFGGVATNRFEDVPPSLRFFAGGDQSVRGYGYQTLSPENDNGIPVGGRYTIVGSAEYQYQFADKWRAALFVDHGNAINDLLDPLATGVGAGIRWVSPLGPLRLDIAKGLNPELGGQWRVHFSMGPEL, encoded by the coding sequence ATGCTATCACTTGATCATATTTTGAAATCTGGCCGAATCCGGCTTCTGGGCCTGCTGCTTTTCCTGTGGTCTTCCGCAGGCCTGGCCCAGCAGGTAGAGGTTCGTGTCAAAGGTGATTACCCCGGGCTTCAGGAAAATGCCAAAGCGTTCATTGGCGAGGTGGAGGGCCGAAGTGCCGGTAACCTTCGTCGTTATGCATCGACGGCGGCCAGCCAGGCCAGCAAAGCGCTGCGTGCGCTGGGTTATTACAGTCCGGTTGTGGATTGGCAGGTAGAAGAAGGTGACGCAGAAGAAACCGCCCGGCTGATTCTGACTATTACGCCCGGTGACCCTGTGCGAATCAAATCCCGGACCGTTGAGATACGGGGTGCTGCCGCATCGGACTCGCGCTTCACAGAGAATCTGCCTGTTCACCCCGCCGAAGGCGACATCCTGAATCATGGCGACTACACCAACCTCCGGGACACCCTGCAGAACCGGGCCCGGCGTAGGGGCTATTTCGATGGCCGCCTTGTTACCCGTACCCTCGAGGTTGATCCGGAAGCCCTGTCGGCAAACATTACTCTGGTGTTTGAAAGCGGTGACCGGTATCGGCTGGGAGAGGTCACATTTGAAGAAGGGCACTGGTTTGAAAACCATCTTCTTCGCCAGTTTGTTACCTTTGAACCAGGCACTCCTTATCACGCAGATGAAATCGCAAAACTTAACAGCGATCTCCTTGGTAGTGGCTATTTCTCGGGTGTGAACATAGATGCCGTGCCGGGGAGCGCTGAAAATGGGGTGATTCCCGTGCGTATCGATCTGACCCGCAGAGATCGCCGCTCTATGGCCACCGGCCTCGGTTTTTCCACGGATGTCGGGCCGCGCTTCCGGGGCACCTGGCGGGAGCACTGGATTAACCCGATGGGACACAAGCGTGGGGCTGAAACAGAGCTTTCCGCACCTCGGCAGAACCTCAGCACTTGGTATGAACTCCCGCTGGACCCACCCATGACCGACCTGATCCGGCTCACTGCAGGTTATCAGCGCGAAGATATCGAGAACGTTGAGTCCGAGCTGTTGACCTTTGGGCAGCAGTGGCAGCACCAGCTGGATGATGGCTGGCTGCAGGTGTTGTCAGTGCGCTGGGAAGGCGAACGCTTCAATATTGGTGACGATGAAAAAGGCACCAGTACTCTGCTGCTCCCGGGGATCGGTTACTCCAAACTGCACGCCGATTCACCGCTGGATCCGTCCCGGGGTTACCGTTTGCAGGTTAATGTGAGCGGCTCTCACAGGGCGGTTCTGTCCAGTGTGGATATCCTGCATGTGAACGCCATTGCCAAGGGCCTGTTTACACTCGCTGGCAAACACCGTTTTCTGTCACGCCTCCAGTTCGGTGGCGTAGCAACTAACCGGTTTGAGGACGTACCGCCTTCTCTGCGCTTCTTCGCCGGTGGCGACCAGAGTGTGCGCGGTTACGGTTACCAGACGTTATCACCGGAGAATGATAATGGCATCCCGGTTGGGGGTCGTTACACGATAGTGGGCAGTGCTGAATACCAATACCAGTTTGCTGATAAATGGCGTGCCGCGCTGTTTGTTGATCATGGCAACGCGATTAACGATTTGTTAGACCCCTTGGCTACCGGCGTCGGCGCCGGTATTCGTTGGGTCAGTCCGCTTGGGCCCTTGCGTCTGGATATTGCCAAAGGCCTGAATCCTGAACTTGGTGGCCAGTGGCGGGTTCATTTCTCGATGGGGCCGGAGCTGTGA